The following nucleotide sequence is from Streptomyces sp. HUAS CB01.
CCTCCTCGGGCGCGACGGTGCTGGCGCAGATCAGGGAGCCGGGATAACCGCCCCGGGCCAGGATCCCGTCCGGGCCGCGCAGCACGGTCCGCAGGGCGTCGCCGTCGGCGACGGTGCAGATGGCGGCACTCGTGCCCTCGACCGCCTCGCTCGGGCGGGACGCGGCGAAGGCGCCCGCTCTGGCGAGCGACTCGGCACGCTCCGGGGTGCGGTTCCAGACGCGCACCTGTATGCCTTGATCGAGGAGGCGTGAGGCCAGGCCGCTGCCCATGGTGCCGAGACCGAGGACGGCGACGGGGCCGTTCGTGGTGTTCGTCATGACGTCTCCTTCACGGTCTCCTTGACGACCCGGAACCTCAGGGACTGCGTCGAGTCGACCCACTCGCGGAGCGGGGCCACCAGGGCACGGTGGTCCTCGCTCTGCTGCCAGGCGAAGAAGTGTTCGGGAGTCTCCCACTCGCTGGTGATCACCCACTGGCGGGAGTCGTCGACGGGCTCACCGAGCCGCTCGACGATGTGGCCGGGGGTACCGGCAACGGATTTCCGGAGTTTGTCGTACATCTCCAGGAAGCCCTCTTCGCCGCCCTCGATGACCCGGACCGCGAAAACCACGGACAGCCTGTCGTTCTGTCGGCTGTTCTGCACAGTGCCCATGTCTCCTCCTGATGGTGAGAACCGGCGGGACACGCTTTCTAAGGACTCATGGCCCCCGGGGGGCTGCAACTCCGAATGGCCGACACCCCAATGGGCGCAGGGGTTCTCGCTCCGTGATTAGTCCATGCGGGTGAGTGACCAAAGGGCCCCGGACGTGGGGTTCGAGGGTCCTCCGGGACCCCATGAACCGAGTTCTGTTCCCCTTTTGACGACCGGTCGCCACACAGGTGGGCGGCTTGCCCACCGTTCGGCCGTACGAAAGACGCCCGATGGGCCAATGACCTGGTCAGACGCCTTCGCCGGCGCGGGGCGCGGGCGGGAGGGCTCCACCGGGTCTCGGACGTCGGCCGGTCGGGTGTCCTCGCCGTGATGCGGCGGGTCAGCCGGTCGGGCGCTTCCGCGGGGTCTCGGTGGGCCGCCCGTTCGGGCGGTTCCGTCGCGGCTCGGGGACGGCCGTTCGGGCCGGCGCCGCCGGCTCGACGGGCCGGCAGCTCGGGCGCCGCCGGGCCTCAGTGGAACAGCCGCTCGGGCGCCGCCCTGTCCGTCGCCCGGCGCTGTACCCGGTTCCCCACCGTCACCGCGACGCACAGCACCGCGGCGGCCGCCGCCAACTGGGCCAGCGCGACCGTGAACAGGCCGACCGGGACGGTCGCGAGCACCGCTGCCGCGGCGCCGATCCGCAGCCAGGGGCCGCCCAGACGCAGGGTGCGGCGGAACCACGCGTGTCCGCACAGGAAGAGCGCGAGTCCCACCCCCACGTACAGCGCCCCGGCCGGGGTGGCGGGCTCCAGGGCGTGACCGGGCACCTTCTTCACTCCGGCGGCGAAGACGACCACGCCGAGCAGCAGCGGGATGTGCGCGTAGTTGTACGCGTTCACGGCGGCGACGGCGCGCGCCGTGTCGCACTCCCGCGCCAGCGCCTTCTCGGCCCGCACCACGTCCGGCCGGAAGTACACCCACCACAGACAGGCGGCGACGACCAGCGTCAGCACCGCGGTCGCGACCAGGGAGAAGTCGAACGGCAGTCCGGAGGCGCCGATCGCGATCGCGATCAGCGCCTCCCCGAACGCGATGATCATGATCAGCCCGTGGCGCTCCACGAAGTGCTCCGGCCGGATGGTGAATCCGGCGAGCCGGCCGTGCAGCCGCGGCGCCAGCGCCTCGATCAGCAGCGCCACGGTCCACAGCAGGAACTGCGCCGTACCGCCGAGGAACGCCCCGAGCAGCACCAGTGCCGCGCTGGTGAGGTTGAACGGCGCCAGCCGCAGGATCGCCCGGCTCGCCGCGGCGCTGCTGGTACGCGAGAACAGTCCCGCGTGGACGACCACGACCAGGGCGTATCCCGACGCGAACACCTTGGCCTCGGCGCCCTCCTCGAAGGCCCGGGGAATGGCGAGCGCCATCACCAGGAACCCCACCATGCTGGCGAACAGCAGCAGCCTGCGGCGGTCCGTGCACGGCGGGAGCTCGTTGGTGAGCCACACGTAGGCGTTGAACATCCACCAGATCAGCCCGAACACCACCACCGCCCAGGCGGCTCCGCCGAAGGTGGTGTCCTCGACGAGCACCTCCGTGAGCTGGGTGGCGGTGAAGACGAAGACGAGGTCGAAGAAGAGCTCCAGGGTCGTGGCACGCGCGGGCTCGGCCCTGTCGGCGGGCGTGGGCGGCATGGACATCACCGGTTCCCGCCGGAACGGTCCCGCTCCTTCGGCCCGGGGGGGCCGCCGCGCCCGAACCACCGGCCGCCGAAGACCGGTTCCCCGGCGAGCCGGAGCGCCGGAGCCGTCAGACGCGCGGCCTGACGGTCGAGATGGAGGAGGTATTCGTACACCCACCAGGACCGGCACGAACGCGGCACGATCCCGGACAGCGCCGTGTCACCCTCCGGCTGCCCGCCCACCGGGGCCCGCACCTCCGGGGCACGCTCCAGCTGGTCCCCGAGCCGGGTGTAGAACGTGGCGAGCTGCGAGGCGAGGCGGCCGAGCCGGAAGCGGTCGGGGTCCTGGTCCAGCACGACCTGCGGCTGCCGGGCGAGACCGCTCGTCGTCATTTGCAGCCAGACGGCGGACGAGGACAGGAAGCACAGGTCCGCCCCCTCCAGACCTCGGGAGCCCGGCTCGGCCAGGTACCCCCGCATCGAGTCGTGCATGTGGCGGGTCGCGGGCGACGACGAGGTCAGCCGCACCGACGGGCGCTTGGTGACGAACCCCAGGGCCCAGCCGGTGGACGCCGTCAGGTCCCTGCTGCCCAGCCGGAACACCTCGGCCATATTGCTGCGCAGCACACCCGCGGCGCCGCGCGGCCACATCAGCGCGCCGACGAGCAGGCTGACAGCGGCCCCGACGGCCACGTCCTGGAGACGGACCAGCCCCAACTGCCAGCCCGAGGGGGAGAGCAGTGTGTACAGGCAGAGGACGACCACGGTGAACGCCGCCTGGCCGACCACGTCGGGCAGGGTGCCGGGGCTGAACGCGGCGAGCCACACGACGACGGGGAACACCGCCCACACGACGGCCGGGTCGCTGCCGGCGAGCCCGATCAGGACACTGCCCACGACGACGCCCGCCACCGTCCCCAGCAGCGCGACCACCGCCCGGGACCCGGTCGACGCGACGCTCGAGCGCAGCACCGCGAGCACACCGAGCAGCGCCCAGAACCCCCGGTCGAGCCCGGCCAGATGGACGACGACGATGGTCAGCGCCATGGCGACCGCGGAGCGCAGCGCGTTGACGAACCAGATCGAGTCGATGGTCGCGGAATCCCGCCAGGCCGTGACCACGCTGCTGTCCCGCGCCCGGCCCGCCATGCGCCGCAGGGAGGACCGGCACGGGTCGACGGCCCTGCGCCAGGCGACGCCCGGCCGGTACGAAGGCGGCCGGCGTACCGCCCGAAGGGTCTCCACCGCCGTCGTCGACGCCGCCTCCGCGATGTTCACGGTGTAGAAGGCGTGGGAGACGAACGTCCCGGACGGCGGGGCCTCGTGGTCGATGCAGTCCACCCGCGTCCCGTACGCCGCCAGGAGCCGCCGGACCTCCGTCACATCGGGCTCCGGGCCCTCGGCTTCGAGGAAGTCCGCGGTCCTGCGCAACAGTTCCGCCGACGCCTCCAGGAGCTCGGACTCGGGTCTGTCCGCCCGGCTCAGACCTCCCACGCACCGGTTCGCGGCCTCGCCGATCAGCCCCTTGGCCCAGAGCAGCGCCCCCACGACGTCCGTCAGCGACCGGTCGGCGGACCGGGTGCCGCTCGGCTGGTGCATGCCCGAGGTGAACTCCGTCAGCATCGTGCGGACGGCGTCCCGCGAGACCTCCGCCTCGCCGGGCCCCGCCGTGTCGCGCAGCAGCGCCGACAACTGGTCGCCGAGCGCGCGCGTCGTGTGTGCGACGGAGGAACGGAAGGCGTCCTCGCCGACGGGGGCGCGCAGCAGCAGCGTGGCGACACCCCCGGCGGCGACCCCGAGACCCCAGCCGCCGACCCGTACGGGGAGTTCGGACAGCGGCGCCGGTGTGGAGGCCGCCAGCACATAGCCCAGCAGCGCGGCCGTCGCGCCCGACCCGCCGTGCGGGCCCTCGATCGCGAAGTAGTAGGCGAGGAAGGCCAGGGGGAGTGTCACGAGCACGGCGGAGAGCAGGCTCAGCGACGCCAGACAGCCGACGGCCACCATGAGTCCGCCGACGCCGAGCAGCAGCGAGAACGCCAGGGACTCCGAGGCGCGGGTGCCCTCGAAGGACGCGATGACGAGGGCGGCGAACGCGCCGAAGGCCGCGAAGCCCGCCAGCCCCGGGTCGCCCACGACCAGCAGCCCCAGGGCGAGCACCGCGGGCAGCACGACGGCGGCGCGGCAGCCGCGGAGGACCGCGTGCACGGGGAAGCGGCCACGCAGGCCTGTCCGGCGAGGCTCCTCCGGCAGTTCCTCGAGGGAGGGCGTCACTGAACGTGTCATCGGACTCCTCTGCGTCACATGAGGAGGCTCGGCCTCGGTCCGACGAGACTCAGTCTGCGCTTCCGCCGGAGCTTCCGCCTGCGCTTCCTCCTGCGCTTCCGGCGCGGCACCCGCGAGCGGGTGGCGGGTCGGCGGGCGCGTCGCCCGGGTGCTGCCGCGCGCCGAGGGCCCTTGCCCCGCCCGCAGACACCGGCGCGTCCGCCCCCGCCCGAGGTGGGCCTCCCGGTGGCGCCCGCGCGCCGATCGCCGCCGCGCGCCGTGCGCCCCGTCCGCAGGCGCGCACGCCGATGCCGCGCCCGGGGTGCCTTGTCGGCAGGCGCCCGCTTGCCGCCCCCGCCGCCGGGGTGCCGGTTCGGCGGAGATTCCCGCATGCCGCCCCCCGCGCCGGGGTGGCCCGTGCGCAGGCGACGCCCGTGAGTTGCTCCCGGGCGAGTGCCCCGTCCGCAGGTGCCCGCACGCCGCAGCCGGGTTGTCCGTCCGCAGGTGGTGTTCGGCGGGCTGCCTGCGCCGGGGTGCCTGTCCGCAGGTGGCGTCCGGCGGTTTCGTCGTGCGCCGGGGTGCCGGTTCCGCGGGGCGAGACATGCCCGCGTGTGGGGGCGCCCGACCGTAGGTGGCGTCCGCGGTTTGGTCGTGCGCTGGGGTGCCCGGTTCGGCGGGCGATGCGGCATGCCCCCGTGCGCCGTGTGTCCCGTCCGCAGGCGGTGTCCGGCGGGTTGCCCGCGCCGGGGTGTGCGTCTGCAGGTGGCGTCCGGCGGTTGTGCGCCAGGGTGTGCCCGGTTCGGCGGGCGATGCGGCATGCCCCCGTGCGCCGTGTGTCCCGTCCGCAGGCGGTGTCCGGCGGGTTGCCCGCGCCGGAGTTCCCGTCCCGTAGATGGCGCCCGGCGGGTTCCCGCGCCGCGGTGCCGGGTTCGGCAGGCGATGCCCGCACGCCGCCCGCGCCGGGGTGCCCCGTCCGCGGAAGAGGCCCGGCGGGCTGCCGCCCCCGCCGGAGGCCGGTCGGCGGACGACGCCCGGCGGGCCGCCCCCGCCCAACGGACCGCTCCCGGCCGGGGAGCGCCCTCCGCAGGCGCCCGCAGGACTGTGAGCGCATCATGTAGAGATGGCTAAGGCGACGATCCTGACCGTCGACGACGATCCAGGAGTCTCCCGGGCCATCGCCCGTGATCTGCGGCGCCATTACGGCGACCGCTTCCGCGTGCTGCGCGCCACCTCGGGGGACGAGGCCCTCGAAGCCCTGCGCGAGGTCAGGCTGCGGGGCGAGGCGGTGGCCGTGATGATCGCCGACTACCGCATGCCCACCATGAACGGCGTCCAGTTCCTGGAGGCCGCCATGGACCTGTTCCCCCGCGCGCGACGGGTGCTGCTGACCGCGTACGCGGACACGGGCGCGGCCATCGACGCGATCAACGTCGTCGATCTCGACCACTATCTGCTCAAGCCCTGGAGCCCGCCGGAGGAGAACCTCTACCCCGTGCTCGACACCCTGGTCGACCTCTGGGACGCGGCCTCCGACCCGGAGACGCCCGAGACCAGGCTGGTCGGCCACCGCTGGTCCGCCCCCTCCTTCGCCGTGCGGGACTTCCTCGCACGCAACCTCGTGCCGTACCGGTGGATCGCCGCCGACGAGCCCGAGGGGGTCCAACTGCTCGAGGCGGCCGGACTCACCGCCGCGGACGTCCCCCTCGTCGTCACCGCCGATGGCAAGGTCCTGCACGCCCCGACGGAGGCGGAACTCGCCGCCCACGTCGGCCTGCGTACGAGCCCCGCGGCCGACTTCTACGACGTCGTCGTCATCGGCGCCGGCCCCGCCGGGCTGGGCGCCGCCGTCTACGCCGCGTCCGAGGGCCTGCGCACCGTGCTCGTCGAGCGCAGCGCCACCGGCGGACAGGCGGGCCAGAGCAGCCGGATCGAGAACTACCTGGGGTTCCCCGACGGGGTCACCGGCGCACAGCTCACCGACCGGGCCCGGCGGCAGGCGGCGCGCTTCGGCGCCGAGATCCTGAGCGCCACCGAGGTGGTCGCGCTGGAGGCCGCGGGGTCCGGGCGCGTCCTGCGCTTCGGCGACGGCACGTCGATCGGCGCGCACACCGTCGTGCTCGCCACGGGAGTGACCTACCGGCGCCTGGCGGGCGCGCAGCTCGACGGCTACTGCGGCGCCGGTGTCTTCTACGGCTCGGCGGCCTTCGAGGCTGCCAGCTGCCGCGGCGACGACGTGTACGTCGTCGGAGGCGCGAACTCCGCCGGGCAGGCGGCGGTCTACTTCTCGCGCTTCGCGGCGAAGGTCCACGTGCTGCTGCGCGGCCCGAACCTGGCCCAGTCCATGTCCGCGTATCTGATCCAGCAGATCGAGGCCGTGCCCAACATCGAGATCCACCCGTGCACCGAGGTGGCCGCCGGTGGCGGGGAGGGCCATCTGGAGCGGCTGACGCTGCGGGACAACCGCACCGGTGCCCTCACGGACGTCGACGCCACCTGGCTGTTCGTGTTCATCGGCGCCGAGCCGCAGACGCAGTGGCTCGACGGGCTGATCGCGTGCGACGACCGCGGGTTCGTCCTGACCGGCCCCGACCTCCCCGAGGCGGGCGGGCGTTCGCCCCGCTGGCCGCTGGTGCGCGCCCCGTACCACCTCGAGACCAGCGTGCCCGGCGTGTTCGCCGCGGGGGACGTCCGCGCCGAGTCGGTCAAGCGGGTGGCCTCGGCGGTGGGCGAAGGAGCCATGGCCGTCACGCTCGTGCACCGCTATCTGGAGGCCCAATGACCGCCTCGGTCTCACGGGAGGTGCTGACCCCGGACGAACTGCGCACCCTGTTCCTCTTCGAGGCCCTCGACGACGACCAGCTGGCGTGGCTGGCCGAGCGCGGACGCGTGGAGGTGCGCGAGGCGGGAACGCCCGTCTACACCCAGGGCGAGGGGGCGACCTGCTTCTTCGTACTGCTCTCCGGCACCGTCGCGCTCAGCCGCCAGCTCCACGGCGACGACATCGAACTGGGCCGCAGCGAACAGCGGGGCGCCTACGGCGGTGCCACACAGGCCTACCTCGGCGACCGCGTAGACCAGGTGTACCCGAACACGATGCGCGCCGTGACCGACGTGGAGCTGTTCGTCCTGCCCGCGACCGAGTTCGCGACCGCGATCCGGACCTGGTTCCCCATGGCCCTGCACCTGCTCGAGGGACTGTTCCTCGGGCTCCGGGCCAGCGACATCATCGTCGGGGAACGGGAACGGCTCGTCGCCCTCGGTTCACTGACGGCCGGCCTGACCCATGAGCTCAACAACCCCGCGGCCGCGGCCGTACGCGCCACCGACACCCTGCGCGACCGGGTGACCCGCATGCGGCACAAGCTCGCACTGATCGCGGACGGTCGGGTGGACGGCAAGCGGCTCCACGAGCTGGTGGAGATGCAGGACGCCGCGGTGCAGCGCGCCCGGACCGCCCGCCAGCTGACGGCGATCGAGGCGGCCGACGCGGAGGACGAACTGGGCGACTGGCTGGACGCGGCAGGGGTGGAAAACGCCTGGGACATCGCCCCCACCTTCGTCTCCGGCGGCATCGACGCCGACTGGCTGGCCGAGGCCACCGCGGAGCTCTCCGGCGAGAACCGGCGGGCGGCCGTGGGCTGGCTGAACTACACCGTCGACACCGAGATGCTGATGGGCGAGATCGAGGACGCGGTCCGCCGCGTCTCCGGACTCGTCGACGCGGCCCGGCAGTACTCCCAGCTCGACCGCGCCGCCCAGCAGCCCGTGGACGTCCATGAACTCCTCGACGCCACCCTGGTGATGCTCAAGGCCAAGATCCCGGCCGGGGTGCGGGTGGTGAAGGAGTACGCGGAGGGCATGCCGCTCGTCCCCGCGTACGGCGCGGAGCTCAACCAGGTGTGGACGAACCTCATCGACAACGCCCTCGCCGCGATGGGCGGCGACGGCACCCTCACGCTCGCCACCTGGCACGAGGACGACCACGCGTACGTGGAGGTACGGGACACGGGCACCGGGATCGACCCCGAGATCCGCCCCCGCATCTTCGAACCGTTCTTCTCGACGAAACCGGTCGGCGAGGGGACGGGCCTCGGGCTCGACATCTCGTACCGGATCGTCGTCAACAAGCACGGCGGCGACATCCGCGTCGCCTCGCACCCGGGCGACACCCGCTTCCGGGTCTGCCTCCCCGTCGTCCGGCCCTCGGGGGACGAGCCGCTCTGAGGGCCGGACACCGGACATCGCCGGGCCCGCCGGTCGGAGCGTCCCGGCGCGGGGCCGGCGAGTGGCGATCACCCGCCCCCGGCGCGAGCCTGAGGAGAACGAGCGCCGGCGACGGGCACCGGGCCGCGCCGGCCGCACCGCGAAGCGACCGAGGAGCGGCGCCATGGCGGACGACCGGATTCCAGGGATCGACCCGACCGTACCCCCCAGTGGCACCGGCTGTGCCGAATGCCTGGCCGGGGACGGCCCGGGGTGGTGGATGCATCTGCGGCGGTGCGCCGAGTGCGGGCACATCGGGTGCTGCGACTCGTCGCCCTCCCAGCACGGCACGCGCCACGCCGTGGACTCGGGGCACCCGTACCTGACGAGTTTCGAGCCGGGCGAGGACTGGTTCTGGAACGTCCGGACCGAGCAGTACTACGAGGGCGGACCCCGGCTCGCCGAGCCCAGCGCCCACCCGCTCGCGCAGCCCGTGCCCGGCCCGGCGGGAGCCGTGCCCGCCGACTGGGAGCGGCACCTCCACTGACGTCCGGCGTCGGCGGGGCCGCCCCACCCCGCGCCCGCCGCCCGCCGACGGGGGTGCCGGGCTCCCGGGAGCAGCGTGCCAGGGCGGTACGCCCGCCCGGCTTCACGGTGTCCGGCGGGCGTCCGGCCCCGCCGCCCGCGTCCGCGGGCGGGTGTTCCCGACTGCAGGGAGCGCGACACGGCGGTACGCCCGTCCCGGGAGGCGTGTCCGCGACACGGCGGTACGTCCGTACCGGGAGGCGTGTCCGCGACACGGCGGTGTGCCCTCCCCGGCGGGCGTGCGGGACACCGCGGTACGCCCGTCCGGCAGAGGACCGTTCCACCGGGCCCGACCCGTGTCGCGTCATCGGTCGGCCGAGCCGTCCGAGCCGTCGGGGATCCGGCGACGCCGTCAGGGATCCGGCGACGCCGTCGGGCCTCCGGCGAGGCCACCGGAGGCGACCGGCGCGAACAGGACCGCAGACCGGCGACACACTTTGCCCGCCCGCCCGACGCATCCACCTCCCGCGCCCCGCCCCGCTGCCCGCCCCGCGCCGCTCTACTGCTCGTACGACTCCACTTCGCTGATCGGGCGTGGCGCGACCTGCTGCGGGTCCTGACCGGCCTCCGCGCTCGCCCTGCGCCGGCGCAGCAGGTCCCAGCACTGGTCCAACTGACGCTCCACGGACTCCAGCCGCGCTCGTTCCTCCGGACCGAGCCCTGCGCCGGGGGCCTGGTCGCGGAGCCGGTGCTCCTCCGCGACGAGGGCGTCGATGGTCTGCAGAAGGTCATCCGCCATCTCTGCCTCCTCAGCCGGATCCCGCACGGGTGCGTACGCGGAGGTCGTCCCCCCAATTGTCGGCGACAGCCGCTGCCGCCGCGAGCGAAGGCGCCGGGTTCCCGTTCCCGGGCGGACCGGTGGTGCGGGAAGCCCGGCAGGGCCTTCTCCCGGGGGTCGCCGCGTACCCGTGCCGGTGCGGCCGACCCGGAACGGCGGGCCGCGGCTGCCGCGCCCCGGCCTCGGTCAGCCGCGCAGCGCCGCCGCCACCACGGACCGTGCCTCCTCCTGCACCCGCGTCAGATGGTCGGGCCCGAGGAACGACTCGGCGTACACCTTGTAGACGTCCTCCGTGCCCGAAGGGCGTGCCGCGAACCAGGCGTTGGCGGTGGTCACCTTGATGCCGCCGATGGGTGCGCCGTTGCCCGGCGCACGGGTGAGCACGGCGGTGATCGCCTCCCCGGCCAGGGTGTCCGCGGTCACCTGCTCGGGGGAGAGCCGGCTCAGCACGGCCTTCTCCTCACGGGTCGCCGGTGCGTCGACCCGTGCGTAGGCCGGCTCGCCGAACCGCTCGGTGAGCGACGCGTAGTGGCGGCTCGGCGACGTCCCCGTCACGGCCAGGATCTCGGACGCGAGCAGGGCCAGTACGATGCCGTCCTTGTCGGTCGTCCACACCGAGCCGTCCCGGCGGAGGAACGAGGCGCCGGCGGACTCCTCACCGCCGAAACCGAGCGAGCCGTCGAGCAGTCCGTCCACGAACCACTTGAAGCCGACCGGCACTTCGCGCAGCTCCCGGCCGAGGTCGGCCGCCACCCGGTCGATCATGCTCGACGACACCAGCGTCTTGCCGACCGCCGCACCGGCCGGCCACTGGGCGCGGTGGCTGAACAGGTACGAGATCGCGGTGGCCAGATAGTGGTTGGGGTTCATGAGCCCGCCGTCCGGGGTGACGATGCCGTGCCGGTCGGCGTCGGCGTCGTTGCCCGTGGCGACCTGGAACCGGTCGCGCTGCTCGATCAGCGACGCCATCGCGTGGGGGGAGGAGCAGTCCATGCGGATCTTCCCGTCCCAGTCCAGCGTCATGAAACGCCACGCCGGGTCGGTGAGCGGGTTGACGACGGTCAGGTCGAGCCGGTGCTGCTCGGCGATGCGGCCCCAGTAGGCGACGGACGCCCCGCCGAGCGGGTCGGCCCCGATGCGCACACCCGCGGCGCGCACCGCGTCGAGGTCGAGCACGGACGGCAGGTCGGACACGTAGGAGCCCAGGAAGTCGTACCGGCCGGTCGTCGCGGCGGACAGTGCCCTCGTCCAGGGGAGCCGCCGCACGTCCTTCAGCCCGCCGGTGATGATCTCGTTGGCGCGGTCCTGGATCCAGCCGGTCGCCTCGGAGCCGGCCGGGCCGCCGTTGGGCGGGTTGTACTTGAAGCCCCCGTCCGACGGCGGGTTGTGCGAGGGCGTGACCACCACGCCGTCGGCGAGACCGGAGGCGCGACCGCGGTTGTGCCCGAGGATGGCGTGCGAGACGGCCGGGGTGGGGGTGAAGCCGTCGGCCTCGTCGATCAGCACGGTGACGCCGTTGGCGGCGAACACCTCGACGGCCGTGACCTTCGCGGGCTCGGACAGCGCATGGGTGTCGGCGCCGAGGAACAGCGGCCCGTCGATGCCCTGCCCGCTGCGGTACTCGCAGATCGCCTGGCTGGTGGCCGCGATGTGGTCCTCGTTGAAGGCCGTGGCCAGGGAGGACCCGCGATGTCCCGAGGTGCCGAAGGCGACCCGCTGGGCGGGGTCCGCCGGATCGGGGTGCAGGGCGTAGTACGCCGTCACCAGCCGGGGCACGTCGATGAGGTCCTCCGGCCGCGCTGGCTGTCCCGCGCGCTCGTTGGGCATCCGTCCACTCCTCCGCTTCGGTGGGTGCGATCAGGGCAGGTGCCATGATCGCTCGTCAGTCGCCGTTCGTCCGGCTGCCCCTCCGCACGCACGTGCCGGTGGGCGCCCCGAGTCGGGCATGCCCAGCGTGCGCCCGCGCACGCGCCCGGCACGGGCGATTCTCCGGAATCCGTCCCCGCCCGGCCGCCCGTCGCCCGGAACGTCGTCGAACCGCCGGGGGCGGAATCGTCCTGATCACCTACACTCGCCGGATGGCGAAGTACTTCGACGTCCATCCCGAGAATCCCCAGCGCCGCACCATCGTCACCGTGGCCGACACCATCCGCTCCGACGGCCTCGTCGTGTACCCGACGGACTCCTGTTTCGCCCTGGGCTGCCGCATCGGCAGTCGGGAGGGCATCAACCGGATCCGCTCGATCCGCAACCTCGACGACCGTCATCACTTCACCCTCGTGTGCAGGGACTTCGCCCAGCTCGGCCAGTTCGTGCACGTCGACAAGGACGTCTTCCGCGCGGTCAAGGCGGCCACCCCCGGCAGTTTCACGTTCATCCTGCCGGCGACCAAGGAGGTGCCGCGCCAGCTCCTGCACCCGAAGAAGAAGACGGTCGGCGTCCGCATCCCCGACCACGTCGTCGCGCAGGCGCTCGTCGAGGAGCTCGGCGAGCCCCTGCTGTCCAGCACCCTCCTCCTCCCCGGCGAGGACGAGCCGATGACCCAGGGCTGGGAGATCAAGGAACGGCTCGACCACGTGGTGGACGCGGTGCTCGACTCGGGCGACTGCGGTACCGAACCGACCACCGTCATCGACTTCTCCGGCGGCGAACCGGAGATCGTGCGCCGGGGCGCCGGCGACACCGAGCGGTTCGAGTAGCGCCGGGCACGGGCCGGGCCCCGGACGTCGCCGCGCATACCGTCCGAGGGCCCGCCGCCGCGCCGTTGCCGGGTCACGCCCTGCCGTGCGCCTTCTGCGAGTGCCGTGCCAGGGAGTCGAGGACCACCGCGGCGAGCAGCACACCCCCGGTGATCACCGACTGCATCGGCGTAGGGATGCCCAGCAGGACCATGCCCGACGCGATCGACTGGATGACGAGCATGCCCAGCAGTACGGACCAGGTGGTCCCGCGCCCGCCGAACAGGCTGACGCCACCGATCACGGCCGCGGCGATCGCGTTGATCAGCAGGATGCTGGAGCCCGACGTCTGGCCGACCGCGGCCACCCGGGAGGCCAGGAAGAGCCCGCCGACGGCGGCCAGCGTCCCGGACACCATGAACGCCGAGATCCGCAGCCACACCACGTTCATGCCCGCGCGACGGGCCGCCTCGGCACCGCCGCCGATGGAGACGATCTTCCGTCCGTAGAAGGTGCGCCGCAGGAGGAAGTCCAGGCCGACGACGAAGACCAGGAAGATCAG
It contains:
- a CDS encoding UBP-type zinc finger domain-containing protein, yielding MADDRIPGIDPTVPPSGTGCAECLAGDGPGWWMHLRRCAECGHIGCCDSSPSQHGTRHAVDSGHPYLTSFEPGEDWFWNVRTEQYYEGGPRLAEPSAHPLAQPVPGPAGAVPADWERHLH
- a CDS encoding FAD-dependent oxidoreductase, which codes for MAKATILTVDDDPGVSRAIARDLRRHYGDRFRVLRATSGDEALEALREVRLRGEAVAVMIADYRMPTMNGVQFLEAAMDLFPRARRVLLTAYADTGAAIDAINVVDLDHYLLKPWSPPEENLYPVLDTLVDLWDAASDPETPETRLVGHRWSAPSFAVRDFLARNLVPYRWIAADEPEGVQLLEAAGLTAADVPLVVTADGKVLHAPTEAELAAHVGLRTSPAADFYDVVVIGAGPAGLGAAVYAASEGLRTVLVERSATGGQAGQSSRIENYLGFPDGVTGAQLTDRARRQAARFGAEILSATEVVALEAAGSGRVLRFGDGTSIGAHTVVLATGVTYRRLAGAQLDGYCGAGVFYGSAAFEAASCRGDDVYVVGGANSAGQAAVYFSRFAAKVHVLLRGPNLAQSMSAYLIQQIEAVPNIEIHPCTEVAAGGGEGHLERLTLRDNRTGALTDVDATWLFVFIGAEPQTQWLDGLIACDDRGFVLTGPDLPEAGGRSPRWPLVRAPYHLETSVPGVFAAGDVRAESVKRVASAVGEGAMAVTLVHRYLEAQ
- a CDS encoding low temperature requirement protein A; its protein translation is MSMPPTPADRAEPARATTLELFFDLVFVFTATQLTEVLVEDTTFGGAAWAVVVFGLIWWMFNAYVWLTNELPPCTDRRRLLLFASMVGFLVMALAIPRAFEEGAEAKVFASGYALVVVVHAGLFSRTSSAAASRAILRLAPFNLTSAALVLLGAFLGGTAQFLLWTVALLIEALAPRLHGRLAGFTIRPEHFVERHGLIMIIAFGEALIAIAIGASGLPFDFSLVATAVLTLVVAACLWWVYFRPDVVRAEKALARECDTARAVAAVNAYNYAHIPLLLGVVVFAAGVKKVPGHALEPATPAGALYVGVGLALFLCGHAWFRRTLRLGGPWLRIGAAAAVLATVPVGLFTVALAQLAAAAAVLCVAVTVGNRVQRRATDRAAPERLFH
- a CDS encoding ATP-binding protein; this encodes MTASVSREVLTPDELRTLFLFEALDDDQLAWLAERGRVEVREAGTPVYTQGEGATCFFVLLSGTVALSRQLHGDDIELGRSEQRGAYGGATQAYLGDRVDQVYPNTMRAVTDVELFVLPATEFATAIRTWFPMALHLLEGLFLGLRASDIIVGERERLVALGSLTAGLTHELNNPAAAAVRATDTLRDRVTRMRHKLALIADGRVDGKRLHELVEMQDAAVQRARTARQLTAIEAADAEDELGDWLDAAGVENAWDIAPTFVSGGIDADWLAEATAELSGENRRAAVGWLNYTVDTEMLMGEIEDAVRRVSGLVDAARQYSQLDRAAQQPVDVHELLDATLVMLKAKIPAGVRVVKEYAEGMPLVPAYGAELNQVWTNLIDNALAAMGGDGTLTLATWHEDDHAYVEVRDTGTGIDPEIRPRIFEPFFSTKPVGEGTGLGLDISYRIVVNKHGGDIRVASHPGDTRFRVCLPVVRPSGDEPL
- a CDS encoding FUSC family protein yields the protein MTRSVTPSLEELPEEPRRTGLRGRFPVHAVLRGCRAAVVLPAVLALGLLVVGDPGLAGFAAFGAFAALVIASFEGTRASESLAFSLLLGVGGLMVAVGCLASLSLLSAVLVTLPLAFLAYYFAIEGPHGGSGATAALLGYVLAASTPAPLSELPVRVGGWGLGVAAGGVATLLLRAPVGEDAFRSSVAHTTRALGDQLSALLRDTAGPGEAEVSRDAVRTMLTEFTSGMHQPSGTRSADRSLTDVVGALLWAKGLIGEAANRCVGGLSRADRPESELLEASAELLRRTADFLEAEGPEPDVTEVRRLLAAYGTRVDCIDHEAPPSGTFVSHAFYTVNIAEAASTTAVETLRAVRRPPSYRPGVAWRRAVDPCRSSLRRMAGRARDSSVVTAWRDSATIDSIWFVNALRSAVAMALTIVVVHLAGLDRGFWALLGVLAVLRSSVASTGSRAVVALLGTVAGVVVGSVLIGLAGSDPAVVWAVFPVVVWLAAFSPGTLPDVVGQAAFTVVVLCLYTLLSPSGWQLGLVRLQDVAVGAAVSLLVGALMWPRGAAGVLRSNMAEVFRLGSRDLTASTGWALGFVTKRPSVRLTSSSPATRHMHDSMRGYLAEPGSRGLEGADLCFLSSSAVWLQMTTSGLARQPQVVLDQDPDRFRLGRLASQLATFYTRLGDQLERAPEVRAPVGGQPEGDTALSGIVPRSCRSWWVYEYLLHLDRQAARLTAPALRLAGEPVFGGRWFGRGGPPGPKERDRSGGNR
- a CDS encoding antibiotic biosynthesis monooxygenase family protein, with translation MGTVQNSRQNDRLSVVFAVRVIEGGEEGFLEMYDKLRKSVAGTPGHIVERLGEPVDDSRQWVITSEWETPEHFFAWQQSEDHRALVAPLREWVDSTQSLRFRVVKETVKETS